The Thermodesulfobacteriota bacterium genome contains the following window.
TATATGCTTTAATATTCCCTTAAGATTTGTTACTATTGAATATAGTACTTCCACCAGAGCACCTAAGGGGGTTCCACAGAAATGGCCAGAAAACAAAAAACTATTGAAGCATTATTAAAGGAAGGACGCACTTTTTCTCCTAGTAAAAAATTTAAAGAACACGCTCGTGTAAGTGATGATGCAATATACCGCAGGGCAAAACGAAACAGAGAGAAGTTTTGGGAAGACAAAGCCAAAGAGCTCGACTGGTTTAAAAAGTGGAGAAAGGTTCTTAGCTGGAAAGCTCCAGATTCCAAATGGTTTATCGGGGGCAAATTAAATGCTTCATATAACTGTCTTGATAGGCATTTAGACGGACCAAGGAAAAATAAAGCAGCAATAATTTGGGAGGGGGAGTTTGGTGAAACCATTACTCTTACTTATTGGGAACTCTACAGAGAAGTAAATAAATTTTCTAATGTTCTAAAAGACCTAGGGGTAAAAAAGGGGGATAGGGTTACCATCTATATGCCTATGATCCCTGAGCTTGCAATTGCTATGCTTGCTTGCGCTAGAATTGGAGCCCCTCACAGCATTGTCTTTGGAGGTTTTAGTGCCGAGAGCCTAAGAGACAGAATTATAGACTGCAAATCTAATGTGCTTATTACTGCGGACGGCGGATACAGGAGAGGAAAAGTAGTTCCTCTTAAGAAAAATGCCGATGAGGCAGTTAAGAAAACCCCATCTATAAAAAAAGTTGTTGTAGTAAACCGTGTTGGAGATAAAGTGAAAGTTAGAATGAAGAAAGGAAGAGATTATTGGTGGCATAAACTAATGGAAGGCGCTCAGCCATACTTCGCGCCAGAAAAAATGGACTCTGAGGATTTACTTTTCATTCTCTACACTAGCGGCACAACTGGAAAGCCCAAAGGCATAGTTCATACAACTGGTGGATATTTAGTAGAAGCCTCTGCTACAACAAAGTTGGTTTTCGACTTAAAAGAAGAAGACACATACTGGTGCACAGCGGATATTGGCTGGATTACCGGGCATAGCTATATTATTTATGGCCCTTTGGCAAACGGCGCAACATCGATAATGTATGAGGGCGCGCCAGATTATCCTGATATAGGACGTTTTTGGGCAATAGTAGAAAAATATGCGGTAACTATTTTCTATACCGCACCTACGGCAATCAGGGCATTTATGAAATGGGGTGAAGAACATCCCCAGAAGTACGATTTATCCTCGCTCCGTCTTCTTGGCTCAGTAGGTGAGCCGATTAACCCAGAGGCTTGGATGTGGTATCACACACATATCGGAGGACGGAAATGTCCGATAGTAGATACTTGGTGGCAGACAGAGACCGGCTCTATTCTAATAACTGGACTGCCCGGACACACTACATTAAAACCCGGGTCTGCTACTATACCTTTCCCTGGAATAGACGCAGACATTGTGGATGAAGATGGTAAGACGGTTAAAGAGGGCGCAGGTTATTTAGTTCTCAAAAAGCCTTGGCCTTCAATGCTGCGCGGTATCTATGGAGATCCCAAACGATATAAAGAACAGTATTGGAGTAAGTATCCTGGGATCTATTTCACAGGCGATGGAGCAAAGAGGGATAAGGACGGATATATATGGGTTCTTGGCAGAGTGGATGATGTAATGAATGTGGCTGGGCACAGAATCAGCACTATGGAAGTGGAGAGCGCGCTGGTGGATCATCCGAGCGTTGCAGAATCTGCTGTTGTTGGAAAGAGTCACGATTTAAAAGGTCAGGCTATTGTAGCTTTTACAACCCTTAAAAAAGGAATTAAGTCGAGCACAAAATTAGTTGGTCATCTAAGAGGCCATGTTGCAAAGAAGATTGGCGCCATCGCAAGGCCTGATGATATTATATTCACTGCAGAGCTTCCGAAAACAAGAAGCGGTAAGATAATGAGACGGCTTCTTCGAAATATTGCCGAGGGTAGTGTTTTAGGAGACACAACTACACTTGCTGATCCTACCGTAGTTAATGAGCTTAAGAATAAGTATGAAGATAAAGAGGGTTAATCATACAGGTGCGTGTTCTAGGTTTTCACTATAGCCTAAGTAATCGTTTTTAAATTTTGAAAGGTCCTGCTTTATAGAAGCAATAATAAATCCAATTACAGTAGCATCATCAATTAGTCCCGCAGCAGGAATCATATCCGGCACTGCGTCAAAGGGATTTACAAAGTATATTATTGCTCCAGTTGTTAGTACTAATGTTGTCCAGGGTACTTCTT
Protein-coding sequences here:
- the acs gene encoding acetate--CoA ligase, encoding MARKQKTIEALLKEGRTFSPSKKFKEHARVSDDAIYRRAKRNREKFWEDKAKELDWFKKWRKVLSWKAPDSKWFIGGKLNASYNCLDRHLDGPRKNKAAIIWEGEFGETITLTYWELYREVNKFSNVLKDLGVKKGDRVTIYMPMIPELAIAMLACARIGAPHSIVFGGFSAESLRDRIIDCKSNVLITADGGYRRGKVVPLKKNADEAVKKTPSIKKVVVVNRVGDKVKVRMKKGRDYWWHKLMEGAQPYFAPEKMDSEDLLFILYTSGTTGKPKGIVHTTGGYLVEASATTKLVFDLKEEDTYWCTADIGWITGHSYIIYGPLANGATSIMYEGAPDYPDIGRFWAIVEKYAVTIFYTAPTAIRAFMKWGEEHPQKYDLSSLRLLGSVGEPINPEAWMWYHTHIGGRKCPIVDTWWQTETGSILITGLPGHTTLKPGSATIPFPGIDADIVDEDGKTVKEGAGYLVLKKPWPSMLRGIYGDPKRYKEQYWSKYPGIYFTGDGAKRDKDGYIWVLGRVDDVMNVAGHRISTMEVESALVDHPSVAESAVVGKSHDLKGQAIVAFTTLKKGIKSSTKLVGHLRGHVAKKIGAIARPDDIIFTAELPKTRSGKIMRRLLRNIAEGSVLGDTTTLADPTVVNELKNKYEDKEG
- a CDS encoding YkvA family protein; translated protein: MITSTKTILKIFSQTALLRANEILSSSKNVEDLVDTASKEINSGKLRVLSFRDDIALLLSMLKAWAKGDYKEVPWTTLVLTTGAIIYFVNPFDAVPDMIPAAGLIDDATVIGFIIASIKQDLSKFKNDYLGYSENLEHAPV